One window of the Larus michahellis chromosome 24, bLarMic1.1, whole genome shotgun sequence genome contains the following:
- the FDPS gene encoding farnesyl pyrophosphate synthase: MSGSGAAEREEFAAFFPQIVRDLTEGGLGHPEVGDAVARLKEVLEYNAPGGKCNRGLTVLAAFRQLAGPEQRDPESLRCALAVGWCIELFQAFFLVADDIMDASLTRRGQLCWYKKEGIGLDAINDAFLLESSVYRLLKKYCGERPYYLHLLELFLQTAYQTELGQMLDLITAPISQVDLNRFSEQRYKAIVKYKTAFYSFYLPVAAAMYMTGIDSKEEHDNAKAILLEMGEFFQIQDDYLDCFGDPELTGKVGTDIQDNKCSWLVVECLRRVTPDQRRILEENYGCKEPEKVAKVKELYEALGMRAAFQEYEENSYGRLQELIGKHANRLPREIFLGLAQKIYKRQK, from the exons CGCAGATCGTCCGCGATCTGACGGAGGGAGGCCTGGGCCACCCGGAGGTGGGCGACGCCGTGGCGAGGCTGAAGGAG GTGCTGGAGTACAACGCGCCGGGCGGGAAGTGCAACCGCGGGCTGACGGTGCTGGCCGCCTTCCGGCAGCTGGCGGGGCCCGAGCAGCGCGACCCCGAGAGCCTCCGGTGCGCCCTGGCCGTCGGCTGGTGCATCGAGCTG TTCCAAGCCTTTTTCCTGGTGGCTGACGACATCATGGACGCGTCCCTTACCCGGCGAGGGCAGCTCTGCTGGTACAAGAAG GAAGGGATCGGGCTGGATGCCATCAACGACGCCTTCCTCCTTGAGTCGTCTGTCTACCGGCTGCTGAAGAAGTACTGTGGGGAGCGCCCGTACTACCTGCACCTGCTGGAGCTCTTCTTGCAG aCTGCCTACCAGACTGAGCTTGGGCAGATGCTGGACCTCATCACTGCTCCCATTTCCCAGGTGGATTTGAATCGCTTCAGTGAGCAGAG GTATAAGGCAATCGTTAAGTATAAGACAGCGTTCTATTCCTTCTACCTGCCTGTGGCCGCTGCCATGTACATG ACTGGTATTGACAGCAAGGAGGAGCACGACAATGCCAAAGCGATCTTGTTGGAGATGGGTGAATTCTTTCAGATCCAG GATGATTACCTGGACTGCTTTGGGGACCCGGAGCTGACGGGGAAGGTTGGCACTGATATCCAGGACAATAAGTGTAGTTGGCTGGTGGTGGAGTGTCTCCGTCGGGTCACACCAGACCAGAGGCGGATCCTGGAG GAGAACTATGGATGTAAGGAACCCGAGAAGGTGGCAAAGGTGAAGGAGCTCTATGAGGCTCTGGGCATGAGGGCTGCGTTTCAGGAGTACGAGGAGAACAGCTATGGGCGCCTGCAGGAACTGATCGGAAAGCACGCCAACCGCCTCCCCAGGGAGATCTTCCTTGGCCTAGCTCAGAAGATTTACAAGCGGCAGAAGTGA